One genomic segment of Ignavibacteriota bacterium includes these proteins:
- the greA gene encoding transcription elongation factor GreA, giving the protein MANFVYLSQEKLHELEKELKELKTNGRKTMAQRIAEARSYGDLSENAEYDAAKEAQGHLELKISKLEEMLAKAKIIDASKFPEGEIHILSTVEVLNLNNKKNYKYTLVSEEESDLQNGKIALTSPVGSALMGAKKGQIVEAKVPAGVIKFEILKIE; this is encoded by the coding sequence TTGGCAAACTTTGTTTATTTAAGTCAAGAAAAGTTACATGAATTAGAAAAAGAATTAAAAGAACTTAAGACCAATGGACGAAAAACTATGGCGCAAAGAATTGCTGAAGCAAGATCTTATGGAGATTTATCGGAAAATGCTGAATATGATGCTGCAAAAGAAGCTCAAGGTCATTTGGAACTTAAGATTAGCAAGTTAGAAGAAATGTTGGCAAAAGCTAAAATTATTGATGCTTCAAAATTTCCGGAAGGAGAAATCCATATTCTTTCAACAGTTGAAGTACTAAATTTGAACAATAAAAAAAATTATAAATATACATTAGTTTCAGAAGAAGAATCAGATTTACAAAATGGTAAAATTGCATTAACGTCTCCGGTTGGAAGCGCATTAATGGGAGCAAAAAAAGGTCAAATTGTAGAAGCAAAAGTTCCCGCCGGTGTAATCAAATTTGAAATTCTTAAAATTGAATAA
- the hpt gene encoding hypoxanthine phosphoribosyltransferase gives MSKINENEKGEVWVGTEKFVTLISEEKIQNRVKELGEQISKEYQGKLPILIGVLNGSFIFLSDLVKNINIHIEIDFFKLSSYGDAKISTGDVKLIKELNADINERHIIIVEDIVDTGLSIQFIKDILKNHKPASVKIASLLVKPESLKYKAKIDYIGFEIPNKFVIGYGLDYAQKFRNLNSIYALSE, from the coding sequence ATGTCTAAAATAAACGAAAACGAAAAAGGTGAAGTTTGGGTAGGAACTGAAAAGTTTGTAACTCTAATTTCAGAAGAAAAAATACAAAATAGAGTTAAAGAATTAGGCGAGCAAATTTCTAAAGAATATCAAGGGAAATTGCCGATTTTAATTGGAGTGTTGAACGGCTCGTTTATATTTTTATCTGATTTGGTAAAAAATATTAATATTCATATTGAAATTGATTTTTTTAAACTTTCAAGTTACGGCGATGCAAAAATTTCAACCGGAGATGTAAAATTAATTAAAGAATTAAATGCCGATATAAATGAAAGACACATAATTATTGTTGAAGATATTGTTGATACCGGACTTTCAATTCAATTTATAAAAGATATTTTAAAAAACCATAAACCGGCGAGCGTTAAAATTGCAAGCCTTTTGGTTAAACCGGAAAGTCTGAAATATAAAGCCAAAATTGATTATATTGGCTTTGAAATTCCAAATAAATTTGTTATTGGATACGGATTAGATTACGCACAAAAATTTAGGAATTTGAATTCCATATATGCTTTAAGCGAATGA
- a CDS encoding DUF4837 family protein — protein MKTKITFFIISILFALIILQGCDSKQPAKGEEDEIFVIADSIEFKEVEDELKQTFGKVIYTPQPEELFEIHRKRFSDLEKLKLRKNIIILATLGTNLPTSNYLDSIMDDKVKNMIKSDSIFVINKYDLWANNQLVMILTSSSISNLKNHIKNKKDDLLYYFRETSNKRMAKGLYNKNFEQKNIEANLITKYGWMMYIQADYQLALEVPSDNFVWIRRGVNTDMERWIFVHWIENASPEFLHQDSITVERNNLTKKFFRTTDDSSYVELYDDYKMDSEVNFNGKYALMMQGLWRFNNLSGGGPFINYTFYDEKSRRIYMLDASVFAPKYYKKSILQEVDVLLHSFKTDSEVNPEVKQDILEHLEK, from the coding sequence ATGAAAACAAAAATTACATTTTTTATTATATCAATTTTATTTGCATTAATAATTTTACAAGGCTGCGATAGCAAACAACCCGCAAAAGGCGAAGAAGACGAAATTTTTGTAATTGCCGATTCGATAGAATTTAAAGAAGTGGAAGATGAGTTAAAGCAAACTTTTGGCAAAGTTATTTATACTCCACAGCCGGAAGAACTATTTGAAATTCATAGAAAAAGATTTAGCGATCTTGAAAAATTAAAACTTCGAAAGAATATTATTATTCTTGCTACACTTGGTACTAATTTGCCAACATCAAATTATTTGGATTCTATTATGGATGATAAAGTTAAAAACATGATTAAATCCGATTCTATTTTTGTAATCAACAAATATGATCTTTGGGCTAATAATCAATTGGTTATGATTTTAACATCCTCATCAATTAGTAATCTTAAAAATCATATCAAAAATAAAAAAGATGATTTACTTTACTATTTTAGAGAAACATCCAATAAAAGAATGGCAAAAGGTTTGTACAATAAAAATTTTGAGCAAAAAAATATTGAGGCAAACTTAATTACAAAATATGGTTGGATGATGTACATTCAAGCTGATTATCAACTTGCTTTGGAAGTTCCCTCTGATAATTTTGTTTGGATAAGAAGAGGTGTAAATACCGATATGGAAAGATGGATTTTTGTACATTGGATTGAAAACGCATCTCCGGAATTTTTGCACCAGGATTCAATAACAGTCGAAAGAAATAATTTGACAAAAAAGTTTTTTAGAACTACAGATGATTCATCATACGTTGAACTTTATGATGATTATAAAATGGATTCCGAAGTTAATTTTAATGGTAAATATGCTTTAATGATGCAAGGATTATGGAGATTTAATAATTTAAGCGGCGGCGGTCCTTTTATCAATTATACATTTTACGATGAGAAATCCAGAAGAATTTATATGCTGGATGCTTCAGTTTTTGCACCAAAATATTATAAGAAAAGTATTTTGCAGGAAGTTGATGTTTTACTTCATAGTTTCAAAACTGATTCCGAAGTTAATCCGGAAGTAAAGCAAGATATTTTAGAACATTTGGAAAAATAA
- a CDS encoding DUF192 domain-containing protein, whose translation MTKQKKNLSVNKKSKIFQILVVVIIIAFVILLLSNLFKSKNNLKNNKPIIAEETYKFNKEGELTFQSSNGNFISSVDVEFADNDEERATGLMFRNEMKENQGMLFIFPYEDRQSFYMKNTILPLDIIYVNKDLEIVTIFKNTLPFSLESLPSTAPAQYVVEVNAGYTEKYGITETDKVIFRKIN comes from the coding sequence ATGACAAAACAGAAAAAAAATCTTTCCGTAAATAAAAAAAGTAAAATTTTTCAAATATTGGTAGTTGTTATAATTATTGCATTTGTAATTTTATTATTATCAAACCTTTTTAAATCAAAAAATAATTTGAAAAACAATAAACCAATTATTGCAGAAGAAACATACAAATTTAATAAAGAAGGTGAACTAACTTTTCAAAGTTCAAATGGGAATTTTATTTCTTCCGTTGATGTTGAATTTGCTGATAATGATGAAGAAAGAGCAACCGGATTAATGTTTAGAAATGAGATGAAAGAAAATCAAGGAATGTTATTTATTTTTCCATACGAAGATCGTCAGTCATTTTACATGAAAAATACAATTCTTCCTTTGGATATTATTTACGTAAATAAAGATTTGGAAATTGTAACAATTTTTAAAAATACATTACCTTTTTCTCTTGAATCACTTCCATCAACTGCACCTGCTCAATATGTAGTAGAAGTAAATGCCGGCTATACTGAAAAATATGGAATAACGGAAACGGATAAAGTTATATTTAGAAAAATAAATTAG
- a CDS encoding exodeoxyribonuclease V subunit gamma, producing MILSKNKNFNISINQLLDESSLQNEIENILIVVPTNRRLRELKKNIISRFTDFPIARINIETFTTLTSKLLKQIKPFTTLSEAASTVLIKETCDELKLKYFAAYSNGIPFGTLDKIKNVISEYKKHGISVEKLLEESKKLEGGEQLKAVDIASIFKSYNNKCKNLSAYEIGDIYTDIISVSQIEISDAFKKIFKSVNSILIDGFDEFTNLEIEIIERLNAIVDSNLSITFDYFSNNENLFSHLAQIYIRLSQLGFNEIKQKTFDEKFNFREKLRNELFSEIEFMETEFKDKITKIIAKNRSEEIETIAKIIKGLIFKNNVQPENICVVFNIIGNYSSKVRDVFGKYGIPINLTDRISLKSSPSVIAAISLLELIEGDFHYNDIVRVLSNGFIKFENIDLNNLISVANELKITIGKNNWELIISDAKNLIKYRENLSSLDQNIVLQNYDKALADIKKIDSTLSLLKRKNTVDDFIQNFIKVLLHLKLPCTVLEDSNNKEEEHVKSLTVLLKTLNEVLYLVKKDDGEEKKYPLSFYLDHIRTICNWARFNVKEKSDYGVLVTSLNEIRGLNYDYLFVGGMCDGDFPTKYSPEIFFSGSFRKQEIIHQIEEKFHFYQTLCSWNKKLYLSIPKNDKDSELVESTFIKDFENIIKISEYNYSDIKKIFSKEELLVEFGKNINNNILEEEISKAGIDSNEILRKSEIRNFRTANYLEENYFNGFLNLNEINISSFLNDFSQKEFSISQLETFAKCPFKYFSERILKVKPIEEPTEEVEPLELGNVLHSILFEFYKKVTEENVPINSEGTREFGNLKKILFEIAENKISNLNINSPIAFFEKEKILGIDENQESSILYKFLQEETNEKSEFSPKYFEYSFGNFPNKKNKLVNPIEIGDVKLRGTIDRIDIDEQNSFFNIVDYKLKGKKPTNSELHDGLSLQLPVYLIAGKQILQEEKNENFEEQDMIIYSLNFKDEKFGKSPINLKVRGKLSTEEKIEMNDDLIKSTKEKISLYHKKIKDGKFHLSSLENRDDKVCRFCDFQSFCRVKEVFE from the coding sequence ATGATTCTTTCAAAAAATAAAAATTTTAATATCTCAATCAATCAGCTTCTTGATGAATCTTCGCTGCAAAATGAAATTGAAAATATTTTAATTGTTGTTCCAACAAACCGAAGATTACGAGAACTAAAGAAAAATATAATCAGCAGATTTACAGATTTTCCTATCGCAAGAATTAATATAGAAACTTTTACAACTCTCACTTCAAAATTATTAAAACAAATCAAGCCTTTTACCACACTTAGTGAAGCTGCATCAACGGTTTTAATTAAGGAAACTTGCGATGAATTAAAGCTAAAATATTTTGCCGCTTATTCAAACGGAATTCCTTTTGGGACTTTGGATAAAATAAAAAATGTAATTTCCGAATATAAAAAACACGGAATTTCTGTAGAAAAATTGTTAGAAGAATCAAAAAAACTTGAAGGCGGCGAACAATTAAAAGCTGTTGATATTGCATCAATTTTTAAATCGTATAATAATAAATGTAAAAATTTATCTGCTTATGAAATTGGAGATATTTACACAGATATTATTTCTGTTTCTCAAATTGAAATTTCCGATGCTTTCAAAAAAATATTTAAAAGTGTTAATAGTATATTAATAGATGGATTTGATGAATTCACAAATTTGGAAATAGAAATAATTGAAAGGTTAAACGCAATTGTTGATTCAAATCTCTCAATTACATTTGATTATTTTTCAAACAACGAAAACCTATTTAGCCATTTAGCCCAAATCTATATTAGACTTAGTCAGCTTGGATTTAATGAAATAAAACAAAAAACCTTTGATGAAAAATTTAATTTCAGAGAGAAATTAAGAAATGAATTGTTTAGTGAAATTGAATTTATGGAAACAGAATTTAAAGATAAAATCACAAAGATTATTGCAAAAAATAGATCTGAGGAAATTGAAACAATTGCAAAAATTATTAAAGGATTAATATTTAAAAATAACGTTCAACCGGAAAATATTTGTGTTGTTTTTAACATAATTGGAAATTATTCGAGTAAAGTTAGAGATGTTTTTGGAAAATATGGAATTCCAATAAATTTGACTGACAGAATTTCTTTGAAATCTTCTCCATCGGTAATTGCGGCGATCAGCTTACTGGAATTGATTGAAGGTGATTTTCACTATAATGATATTGTTAGAGTTTTATCAAACGGATTTATAAAATTTGAAAACATAGATCTAAATAATTTAATTTCTGTTGCAAATGAATTGAAAATCACAATTGGAAAAAATAATTGGGAACTAATAATTTCGGATGCAAAAAATCTTATCAAATATCGAGAGAATTTATCAAGCTTGGATCAAAATATAGTTTTGCAAAATTACGATAAAGCTTTAGCCGATATTAAAAAAATAGATTCAACTTTATCGTTATTAAAAAGGAAAAATACTGTTGATGATTTTATTCAAAATTTTATTAAAGTTTTGTTACATCTTAAATTACCATGCACAGTTTTAGAAGACTCAAATAATAAAGAAGAAGAGCATGTAAAATCATTAACGGTTCTTTTAAAAACCCTAAATGAAGTTTTGTATTTAGTTAAAAAAGACGATGGTGAAGAAAAAAAATATCCTTTAAGTTTTTATTTGGATCACATTAGAACTATTTGCAATTGGGCAAGATTTAATGTTAAGGAAAAATCTGATTATGGAGTTTTGGTTACTTCGCTTAATGAAATTAGGGGTTTGAACTATGATTATCTTTTTGTTGGCGGAATGTGTGACGGAGATTTTCCGACAAAATATTCGCCGGAAATATTTTTTTCCGGTTCATTCCGAAAGCAAGAAATAATTCATCAGATAGAAGAAAAATTCCATTTTTATCAAACACTTTGCTCATGGAATAAAAAACTTTATTTATCAATTCCGAAAAACGACAAAGATTCAGAGCTTGTTGAATCAACTTTTATAAAAGATTTTGAAAATATTATTAAAATTTCAGAATATAATTATTCGGATATAAAGAAAATATTTTCCAAAGAGGAACTGCTTGTTGAATTTGGAAAAAATATTAACAACAATATATTAGAAGAAGAAATTTCTAAAGCCGGAATTGACTCAAATGAAATTTTGCGAAAAAGTGAAATTAGGAATTTTAGAACTGCAAATTATCTTGAAGAAAATTATTTCAATGGATTTTTAAATTTAAATGAGATAAATATTTCAAGTTTTCTAAATGATTTTTCTCAAAAGGAATTTTCCATTTCTCAGTTGGAAACTTTTGCAAAATGTCCGTTTAAATATTTTTCTGAACGAATATTAAAAGTAAAACCGATTGAAGAACCAACTGAAGAAGTTGAACCTTTGGAATTGGGAAATGTTCTCCACTCAATTTTATTTGAATTTTATAAAAAAGTTACAGAAGAAAATGTTCCAATAAATTCCGAAGGAACACGTGAATTTGGCAATCTGAAAAAAATACTTTTTGAAATTGCCGAAAATAAAATTTCCAATTTAAATATAAATTCGCCGATTGCATTTTTTGAAAAGGAGAAAATTTTAGGAATCGATGAGAATCAAGAATCATCAATTTTGTATAAGTTTCTACAAGAAGAAACAAATGAAAAAAGTGAGTTTAGTCCAAAATATTTTGAATATAGTTTTGGAAATTTTCCAAATAAAAAAAATAAATTAGTTAATCCAATAGAAATTGGCGATGTTAAACTTCGCGGAACTATTGATAGAATTGATATTGACGAACAAAATTCATTTTTCAATATTGTTGATTACAAATTAAAAGGGAAGAAGCCTACTAATTCAGAATTGCATGATGGTTTATCACTTCAGCTTCCGGTTTATTTAATTGCCGGAAAACAAATTTTGCAAGAAGAGAAAAACGAAAACTTTGAAGAGCAAGATATGATAATTTATTCACTCAATTTTAAAGACGAGAAATTTGGAAAATCTCCAATAAATTTGAAAGTGCGTGGGAAATTATCAACCGAAGAAAAAATTGAAATGAACGATGATTTAATAAAATCTACAAAAGAAAAAATTTCTTTATATCATAAAAAAATAAAAGACGGAAAATTTCATCTTTCATCGTTAGAGAACCGTGATGATAAAGTTTGCAGATTCTGTGATTTTCAATCATTTTGCAGAGTTAAAGAGGTTTTTGAGTAG
- the ftsH gene encoding ATP-dependent zinc metalloprotease FtsH: protein MANEQNNSPKKNKGFGPQKPDGDFDWSKILKSVFSWGAVIIAAVIVMQFLNTNRGEAVEVDYDVYESLLAQDQISEINVIKSELNNYVLDIKLKSEQTVPVGKNSISTEKISTGIIEIFIEQQQLVWKEKGIKYNITLDSNEWFTVLISFLPWILMIGIWVLIMRRMQGGGTGGTRGIFNFGKSRAKLNSQSSLKVTFKDVAGADEAKQELEEIIEFLKEPSKFQKLGGKIPRGVLLLGPPGTGKTLMARAVAGEAGVPFFSISGADFVEMFVGVGASRVRDLFEQGKKSAPCIIFIDEIDAVGRHRGAGLGGGHDEREQTLNALLVEMDGFEQNNGVIIIAATNRPDVLDPALLRPGRFDRQVVVDRPDVNGREGILKVHTRKIPLAPEVDLKVLAKGTPGLAGAELANLVNEAALLAARQNKNNVNMDDFEDAKDKVMMGMERKSMIISEKEKRTTAYHEIGHVLVALKIPESDPVHKVTIIPRGRALGVTTYLPVDEKHTYSKDYLEAMIAYALGGRAAEKIVYNAFTTGAGNDIEKATNIARKMVCEWGMSEKLGPLAYGKNEEELFLGREVTKHQDYSEKTAQDIDEEVRAIVTKGMTRAEKILTENIEELHRLSEELLEREILDADEIDKILKGENLPPARKNGVDESSHKKEEIPDHVKKMLDEKVNRSSNQENPAKENDLN, encoded by the coding sequence ATGGCAAACGAACAAAATAATAGTCCGAAAAAGAATAAAGGATTTGGTCCGCAAAAACCAGATGGAGATTTTGATTGGTCGAAAATTCTAAAATCTGTTTTTAGCTGGGGAGCAGTAATAATTGCAGCAGTAATTGTTATGCAGTTTTTAAATACAAACAGAGGCGAAGCTGTTGAAGTTGATTACGATGTTTATGAATCGCTGTTGGCGCAAGATCAAATAAGCGAAATAAATGTTATCAAATCTGAATTAAATAATTATGTTTTGGATATAAAATTAAAATCGGAACAAACAGTCCCGGTTGGAAAAAATTCAATTTCCACAGAAAAAATAAGCACCGGAATTATTGAAATATTTATTGAACAACAACAATTGGTTTGGAAGGAAAAAGGAATAAAATATAATATTACTTTGGACTCAAACGAATGGTTTACGGTTTTAATTAGCTTTTTACCATGGATCTTAATGATAGGGATTTGGGTTCTGATAATGCGTAGAATGCAAGGCGGAGGAACCGGCGGAACGAGAGGAATTTTTAATTTTGGTAAAAGTCGTGCTAAATTGAATTCTCAATCTTCACTAAAAGTAACATTTAAAGATGTAGCCGGCGCAGATGAAGCGAAACAAGAATTGGAAGAAATTATTGAATTCTTGAAAGAGCCATCAAAGTTTCAGAAACTTGGCGGAAAAATTCCAAGAGGAGTTTTACTTTTGGGACCTCCCGGAACCGGAAAGACACTAATGGCAAGAGCAGTTGCCGGTGAAGCTGGAGTTCCATTCTTTTCAATCAGCGGTGCAGATTTTGTGGAAATGTTTGTTGGTGTTGGTGCAAGCAGAGTTAGAGATCTTTTTGAACAAGGAAAGAAAAGTGCACCATGCATAATTTTTATTGATGAAATCGATGCGGTTGGACGTCATCGTGGTGCTGGTTTGGGCGGCGGACACGACGAACGCGAGCAGACACTAAATGCGTTATTAGTTGAAATGGATGGATTTGAACAAAATAATGGTGTAATTATTATCGCTGCAACAAACAGACCGGATGTTTTAGATCCCGCATTATTACGCCCGGGAAGATTTGATAGACAAGTAGTTGTTGATAGACCGGATGTAAATGGCAGAGAAGGAATTCTAAAAGTTCATACAAGAAAAATTCCTTTGGCACCGGAAGTTGATTTAAAAGTTTTAGCAAAAGGTACTCCCGGATTAGCCGGTGCAGAACTTGCAAACTTAGTAAATGAAGCAGCGTTACTTGCAGCAAGACAAAATAAAAACAATGTTAATATGGATGATTTTGAAGATGCAAAAGATAAAGTAATGATGGGAATGGAACGCAAAAGTATGATTATCTCCGAAAAAGAAAAGCGTACAACTGCATATCATGAAATTGGTCACGTTTTGGTTGCATTAAAAATTCCGGAATCAGATCCAGTACACAAAGTAACAATTATTCCTAGAGGAAGAGCACTGGGTGTTACAACTTATCTTCCGGTGGATGAAAAACATACATATTCAAAAGATTATCTTGAAGCAATGATTGCTTATGCGCTGGGCGGAAGAGCAGCAGAGAAAATTGTTTACAATGCTTTTACAACCGGTGCAGGAAATGATATTGAAAAAGCAACAAACATTGCACGTAAAATGGTTTGCGAATGGGGAATGAGTGAAAAATTAGGTCCTTTAGCTTACGGCAAAAATGAAGAAGAATTATTTTTAGGAAGAGAAGTTACCAAACATCAAGATTATAGCGAAAAAACTGCGCAAGATATTGATGAAGAAGTTAGAGCAATTGTAACTAAAGGTATGACGCGTGCCGAAAAAATATTGACCGAAAATATTGAAGAACTTCATAGATTATCTGAAGAATTATTAGAACGAGAAATTCTTGATGCTGACGAAATTGATAAAATCTTAAAGGGTGAAAATTTGCCACCGGCAAGAAAAAATGGTGTTGATGAATCATCTCATAAGAAAGAAGAAATACCAGATCACGTGAAAAAAATGTTGGATGAAAAAGTAAATCGCTCTTCCAATCAAGAAAATCCCGCAAAGGAAAATGACCTCAATTGA
- the truA gene encoding tRNA pseudouridine(38-40) synthase TruA, with protein MPNYKITIKYDGTNFFGWQSQPEGNTIQDEISKAVSQISQEKINLIGAGRTDSGVHAIGQVANFSLSKELQLYKFQHSLNCILPKTISISKMEFCDDNFNARFDAKRRTYIYIIGKNKNPFYENYSYNYPQIRNINLELLKILTKKIIGEFDFTSFCKTNTETQNKICNVLNCVWRENKEFLIFKIDANRFLHGMVRTIVGTLLSAAFNKNDENYIEEILKSKNRIHAGEAVPSKGLYLYKVKY; from the coding sequence ATGCCCAATTACAAAATTACCATCAAATATGATGGTACAAATTTTTTTGGCTGGCAATCGCAGCCGGAAGGCAATACTATTCAAGACGAAATCTCAAAAGCAGTCAGCCAAATTTCTCAAGAAAAAATTAATTTAATCGGCGCCGGAAGAACGGATTCGGGAGTTCACGCAATAGGACAAGTTGCAAACTTTTCTCTATCAAAAGAATTACAACTTTACAAATTTCAACATTCCTTAAATTGTATTCTGCCTAAAACTATTTCAATATCAAAAATGGAATTTTGTGATGATAATTTTAACGCAAGATTCGATGCAAAAAGAAGAACTTATATTTATATAATAGGCAAAAATAAAAATCCATTTTATGAAAATTATTCATATAATTATCCACAAATTAGAAATATAAATCTTGAACTATTAAAAATTCTCACAAAAAAAATTATCGGTGAATTTGATTTTACATCTTTTTGTAAAACAAATACCGAAACTCAAAATAAAATTTGTAATGTTTTAAACTGTGTTTGGCGAGAAAATAAAGAATTTTTAATTTTTAAAATTGATGCAAATAGATTTCTGCATGGAATGGTTAGAACTATTGTGGGAACTTTACTTTCCGCTGCATTTAATAAAAATGATGAAAATTATATTGAGGAAATTTTAAAATCGAAAAACAGAATTCATGCTGGAGAAGCCGTTCCGTCAAAAGGATTATATTTATACAAAGTAAAATATTAA
- the tilS gene encoding tRNA lysidine(34) synthetase TilS, which yields MKKHHKTIEQEVINFISRHQLINDAKKILIGLSGGADSVFALHFFNKYKKKYKIEITAVHVNHNLRGKEAKHDENFCKTFCSKLNIDFYSENVNVKLFAKSKKLSIEEAARILRYKKFDEILKKSNSELIVTAHNSDDNLESVLLNIVSGTGIEGLSGISIKKEKLIRPFLCISKSEIFEYLKNEKIDFVTDSSNSDVNFRRNFIRSEIIPTLKKVNPALNETVLHSSEVFGNQKKILNYFFENIFDKIISQSKEEIIIDLIELEKYPKEIFGEIVKLIFENKLKLEFNFKDFLQFEKLISSQTGTKLEFSKKYFAIKERNKIVIQKKNQIKNDFIILELNSKTKILDKTLTLEKLDKIPILENKRKNVEIISADKIDKNLILRKWKTGDKIQLLGMKGTKKISDFLTDLKIPNSEKENQMVLLNNDEVIYLVGFRISEKYKITKETKCAIKICLK from the coding sequence TTGAAAAAGCATCACAAAACAATTGAACAAGAAGTAATAAACTTCATAAGCAGACATCAATTGATAAATGATGCAAAAAAAATTTTAATTGGTTTAAGCGGCGGAGCCGATTCGGTTTTTGCGCTGCACTTTTTTAATAAGTATAAAAAAAAATATAAAATTGAAATTACGGCTGTTCATGTAAATCATAATTTGCGCGGAAAAGAAGCAAAACATGATGAAAATTTTTGCAAAACTTTTTGTTCAAAATTAAATATTGATTTTTATTCTGAAAACGTAAATGTTAAACTATTTGCGAAAAGTAAAAAGTTATCTATTGAAGAAGCTGCAAGAATTTTACGTTACAAAAAGTTTGATGAAATTCTGAAAAAAAGTAATTCCGAGTTAATTGTAACAGCGCATAATTCGGATGATAATTTAGAAAGTGTTCTTTTAAATATTGTCAGCGGAACCGGAATTGAAGGTTTAAGCGGAATTTCAATTAAGAAAGAAAAATTAATTCGACCATTTTTATGCATTTCAAAATCAGAAATTTTTGAATATCTAAAAAATGAAAAAATAGATTTTGTTACGGATAGTTCAAATTCAGATGTAAATTTTAGAAGGAATTTTATTCGAAGTGAAATTATTCCAACTTTGAAAAAAGTAAATCCGGCTTTGAACGAAACTGTGCTTCATTCGTCTGAAGTATTTGGAAATCAAAAAAAGATTTTAAATTATTTTTTTGAAAATATTTTTGATAAAATAATTTCGCAAAGCAAAGAAGAAATTATTATTGATTTAATTGAGTTAGAAAAATATCCGAAAGAAATTTTTGGTGAAATTGTAAAACTAATTTTTGAAAATAAACTTAAACTTGAATTCAATTTTAAAGATTTTTTACAGTTTGAAAAATTAATTTCTTCGCAAACCGGAACTAAACTTGAATTCAGCAAAAAATATTTTGCAATTAAGGAAAGAAATAAAATTGTAATCCAAAAAAAAAATCAAATTAAAAATGATTTTATAATTTTGGAATTGAACAGCAAAACAAAAATTTTAGATAAAACTTTAACATTAGAAAAATTAGATAAAATTCCGATTTTGGAAAATAAACGCAAAAATGTTGAAATAATTTCTGCCGATAAAATTGATAAAAATTTAATTTTACGGAAATGGAAAACCGGAGATAAAATTCAACTTTTAGGAATGAAGGGAACAAAGAAAATTTCTGATTTTTTAACTGACTTGAAAATTCCAAATTCGGAAAAAGAAAATCAAATGGTTCTGCTTAATAATGATGAAGTTATTTATTTAGTTGGATTTAGAATTAGCGAAAAATATAAAATTACAAAAGAAACAAAATGTGCGATAAAAATATGTCTAAAATAA
- a CDS encoding dolichol kinase: MTSIDKGSIDFKGELLRKSIHLCSLSIPIIYNFISKSEALTILIPITLISVLIDFSRYYIPSLNKTIMNIFGFIMREHENDMKKKNLNGASYVFIAATLTLWIFPKLIFITSFTMLIICDIAAALIGRKFGKHKFLAKSFEGTFAFFLFGIIVVFITPKVEGILLEFIIGIFAGAVGAIVENISYGWADDNLTIPISIGFTMWGLYFLLLPNFIL, translated from the coding sequence ATGACCTCAATTGATAAAGGTTCCATAGATTTTAAAGGTGAATTGCTTAGAAAAAGTATTCACCTTTGTTCTTTATCTATCCCAATTATATATAATTTTATTTCCAAATCTGAAGCATTAACTATTCTTATTCCAATTACACTCATATCAGTTTTAATTGATTTCAGCAGGTATTATATTCCTTCTCTCAATAAAACAATCATGAATATTTTCGGTTTTATTATGAGAGAACATGAAAACGATATGAAGAAAAAGAATTTAAATGGCGCTTCCTATGTTTTTATTGCAGCAACATTAACATTATGGATTTTCCCCAAATTAATTTTTATTACTTCATTTACTATGTTGATAATCTGTGATATTGCAGCCGCACTCATTGGAAGAAAATTTGGTAAACATAAATTTTTAGCTAAAAGCTTTGAAGGAACTTTTGCGTTTTTTTTGTTTGGAATAATTGTTGTTTTTATAACTCCCAAAGTTGAAGGCATTTTATTGGAATTTATTATTGGAATATTTGCTGGAGCTGTTGGTGCAATTGTAGAAAATATCTCTTACGGCTGGGCTGATGATAATTTAACAATTCCGATTTCAATTGGTTTTACAATGTGGGGATTATATTTTCTTCTCTTGCCAAACTTTATTTTATGA